The proteins below come from a single Bombus pyrosoma isolate SC7728 linkage group LG10, ASM1482585v1, whole genome shotgun sequence genomic window:
- the LOC122571922 gene encoding protein-cysteine N-palmitoyltransferase Rasp isoform X7 — translation MTSATGRIIKLYKYESFLYFLLWTGAVLYSIYKVFLINSYFTNYDDLYGDFAPGWTWIGREQDVSDEEWKIWVPLMIKLIPWLFLHHFISHFIKIISNSMLLCCWYILISLLFLYYCIGTFSMLCALMHPSILYILTYKRGKSIIWMINILFLFIIHFLKIPGGSFQNTFNLNDEEHYILTHILCWVQLRSISYSMDNIKSHLENKCDYILFFVQNLLYKLAYCLYLPTLSLGPLVLYQEFINSVKGSVQFLRPANLGNFLFNVIRYIFWILFANFFLHFLYFSAIQYHPEVVKDLNPWALYGLGYCMGQFFLIKYVVVYGLNHTLCAIDNVKAPPQPKCVARIHLYSDMWKYFDQGLYKFLIRIKY, via the exons ATGACTTCGGCAACGGGCaggattattaaattatataaatatgaaagtttcttatattttcttctgtgGACTGGTGCAGTATTATATTCcatttataaagtatttttaattaattctt ATTTTACTAATTATGATGATTTGTATGGTGATTTTGCACCAGGATGGACATGGATTGGAAGGGAACAAGATGTTTCTGATGAAGAGTGGAAAATATGGGTACCAttgatgataaaattaatacctTGGTTATTTCTTCATCACTTTATCAGTCattttataaagattataTCAAATTCTATG CTATTGTGTTGTTGGTACATCcttatatctttattatttttgtattattgtatTGGAACCTTCAGTATGTTATGTGCATTAATGCATCCAAGTATACtctatattttaacatataaacGTGGCAAATCTATTATATggatgataaatatattatttttatttataatacattttcttaaaattccgGGCGGTTCCTTCCAAAATACATTTAACTTAAATGATGAAGAACACTACATTTTAACTCATATATTATGTTGGGTTCAACTAAGAAGCATTAGCTACAGTAtggataatataaaatcacatttagaaaataaatgtgaTTATATACTCTTTTTTGTACAGAATCTTTTATACAAACTGgcatattgtttatatttgcCTACATTATCCTTAGGACCACTAGTTTTATATCAGGAATTCATTAATTCT GTAAAAGGATCAGTTCAATTTTTGAGACCTGCAAatcttggaaattttctttttaatgtcATTAGATACATTTTCTGGATACTGTTCGCTAActtttttttgcattttctttattttagtGCAATACAATATCATCCAGAG GTTGTTAAGGATTTAAATCCATGGGCTTTATATGGATTAGGATATTGTATGgggcaattttttttaattaagtatGTCGTAGTATATGGACTCAATCACACTTTATGTGCAATAGATAATGTAAAAGCTCCCCCTCAACCTAAATGTGTAGCAAGAATTCATTTGTATTCTGACAtgtggaaatattttgatcaAGGCTTATACAAGTTTCTTATTAG gattaaatattga
- the LOC122571922 gene encoding protein-cysteine N-palmitoyltransferase Rasp isoform X3: MTSATGRIIKLYKYESFLYFLLWTGAVLYSIYKVFLINSYFTNYDDLYGDFAPGWTWIGREQDVSDEEWKIWVPLMIKLIPWLFLHHFISHFIKIISNSMLLCCWYILISLLFLYYCIGTFSMLCALMHPSILYILTYKRGKSIIWMINILFLFIIHFLKIPGGSFQNTFNLNDEEHYILTHILCWVQLRSISYSMDNIKSHLENKCDYILFFVQNLLYKLAYCLYLPTLSLGPLVLYQEFINSVKGSVQFLRPANLGNFLFNVIRYIFWILFANFFLHFLYFSAIQYHPEVVKDLNPWALYGLGYCMGQFFLIKYVVVYGLNHTLCAIDNVKAPPQPKCVARIHLYSDMWKYFDQGLYKFLIRYIYVPSLKSNFNKLLASFLCFTFVFLWHGMQINIFIWAFLNFVGLNIESLIKLTGENKYFLNIRKRYLSETNARRFHCILTSPLLAMSVISNFYFFVGEEIGNIYISRILHDTWKH, from the exons ATGACTTCGGCAACGGGCaggattattaaattatataaatatgaaagtttcttatattttcttctgtgGACTGGTGCAGTATTATATTCcatttataaagtatttttaattaattctt ATTTTACTAATTATGATGATTTGTATGGTGATTTTGCACCAGGATGGACATGGATTGGAAGGGAACAAGATGTTTCTGATGAAGAGTGGAAAATATGGGTACCAttgatgataaaattaatacctTGGTTATTTCTTCATCACTTTATCAGTCattttataaagattataTCAAATTCTATG CTATTGTGTTGTTGGTACATCcttatatctttattatttttgtattattgtatTGGAACCTTCAGTATGTTATGTGCATTAATGCATCCAAGTATACtctatattttaacatataaacGTGGCAAATCTATTATATggatgataaatatattatttttatttataatacattttcttaaaattccgGGCGGTTCCTTCCAAAATACATTTAACTTAAATGATGAAGAACACTACATTTTAACTCATATATTATGTTGGGTTCAACTAAGAAGCATTAGCTACAGTAtggataatataaaatcacatttagaaaataaatgtgaTTATATACTCTTTTTTGTACAGAATCTTTTATACAAACTGgcatattgtttatatttgcCTACATTATCCTTAGGACCACTAGTTTTATATCAGGAATTCATTAATTCT GTAAAAGGATCAGTTCAATTTTTGAGACCTGCAAatcttggaaattttctttttaatgtcATTAGATACATTTTCTGGATACTGTTCGCTAActtttttttgcattttctttattttagtGCAATACAATATCATCCAGAG GTTGTTAAGGATTTAAATCCATGGGCTTTATATGGATTAGGATATTGTATGgggcaattttttttaattaagtatGTCGTAGTATATGGACTCAATCACACTTTATGTGCAATAGATAATGTAAAAGCTCCCCCTCAACCTAAATGTGTAGCAAGAATTCATTTGTATTCTGACAtgtggaaatattttgatcaAGGCTTATACAAGTTTCTTATTAG atatatttatgtaccttcgttgaaatcaaattttaacaaattactCGCCTCgtttttatgttttacattCGTTTTTTTATGGCATGGAATgcaaataaacatttttatttgggcatttctaaattttgtaggattaaatattgaaagtttaatcaaattaactggtgaaaacaaatattttttaaatatacgaaaaagaTATCTGTCAGAAACAAATGCGAGACGATTTCATTGCATCTTAACAAGTCCTCTATTAGCAATGTCTgtaatatctaatttttacttttttgttggagaagaaattggaaatatttacatcTCTAGAATATTACATG ATACATG gaAACATTGA
- the LOC122571922 gene encoding protein-cysteine N-palmitoyltransferase Rasp isoform X1 translates to MTSATGRIIKLYKYESFLYFLLWTGAVLYSIYKVFLINSYFTNYDDLYGDFAPGWTWIGREQDVSDEEWKIWVPLMIKLIPWLFLHHFISHFIKIISNSMLLCCWYILISLLFLYYCIGTFSMLCALMHPSILYILTYKRGKSIIWMINILFLFIIHFLKIPGGSFQNTFNLNDEEHYILTHILCWVQLRSISYSMDNIKSHLENKCDYILFFVQNLLYKLAYCLYLPTLSLGPLVLYQEFINSVKGSVQFLRPANLGNFLFNVIRYIFWILFANFFLHFLYFSAIQYHPEVVKDLNPWALYGLGYCMGQFFLIKYVVVYGLNHTLCAIDNVKAPPQPKCVARIHLYSDMWKYFDQGLYKFLIRYIYVPSLKSNFNKLLASFLCFTFVFLWHGMQINIFIWAFLNFVGLNIESLIKLTGENKYFLNIRKRYLSETNARRFHCILTSPLLAMSVISNFYFFVGEEIGNIYISRILHDTWYSTFVLLFFLYCCCQVSIDIKNWELQKYSKL, encoded by the exons ATGACTTCGGCAACGGGCaggattattaaattatataaatatgaaagtttcttatattttcttctgtgGACTGGTGCAGTATTATATTCcatttataaagtatttttaattaattctt ATTTTACTAATTATGATGATTTGTATGGTGATTTTGCACCAGGATGGACATGGATTGGAAGGGAACAAGATGTTTCTGATGAAGAGTGGAAAATATGGGTACCAttgatgataaaattaatacctTGGTTATTTCTTCATCACTTTATCAGTCattttataaagattataTCAAATTCTATG CTATTGTGTTGTTGGTACATCcttatatctttattatttttgtattattgtatTGGAACCTTCAGTATGTTATGTGCATTAATGCATCCAAGTATACtctatattttaacatataaacGTGGCAAATCTATTATATggatgataaatatattatttttatttataatacattttcttaaaattccgGGCGGTTCCTTCCAAAATACATTTAACTTAAATGATGAAGAACACTACATTTTAACTCATATATTATGTTGGGTTCAACTAAGAAGCATTAGCTACAGTAtggataatataaaatcacatttagaaaataaatgtgaTTATATACTCTTTTTTGTACAGAATCTTTTATACAAACTGgcatattgtttatatttgcCTACATTATCCTTAGGACCACTAGTTTTATATCAGGAATTCATTAATTCT GTAAAAGGATCAGTTCAATTTTTGAGACCTGCAAatcttggaaattttctttttaatgtcATTAGATACATTTTCTGGATACTGTTCGCTAActtttttttgcattttctttattttagtGCAATACAATATCATCCAGAG GTTGTTAAGGATTTAAATCCATGGGCTTTATATGGATTAGGATATTGTATGgggcaattttttttaattaagtatGTCGTAGTATATGGACTCAATCACACTTTATGTGCAATAGATAATGTAAAAGCTCCCCCTCAACCTAAATGTGTAGCAAGAATTCATTTGTATTCTGACAtgtggaaatattttgatcaAGGCTTATACAAGTTTCTTATTAG atatatttatgtaccttcgttgaaatcaaattttaacaaattactCGCCTCgtttttatgttttacattCGTTTTTTTATGGCATGGAATgcaaataaacatttttatttgggcatttctaaattttgtaggattaaatattgaaagtttaatcaaattaactggtgaaaacaaatattttttaaatatacgaaaaagaTATCTGTCAGAAACAAATGCGAGACGATTTCATTGCATCTTAACAAGTCCTCTATTAGCAATGTCTgtaatatctaatttttacttttttgttggagaagaaattggaaatatttacatcTCTAGAATATTACATG ATACATGGTACAGTACATTTGTATTactcttcttcctttattgCTGTTGTCAAGTTTctatagatataaaaaattgggaattacaaaaatattcaaaactatAA
- the LOC122571922 gene encoding protein-cysteine N-palmitoyltransferase Rasp isoform X2, whose amino-acid sequence MTSATGRIIKLYKYESFLYFLLWTGAVLYSIYKVFLINSYFTNYDDLYGDFAPGWTWIGREQDVSDEEWKIWVPLMIKLIPWLFLHHFISHFIKIISNSMLLCCWYILISLLFLYYCIGTFSMLCALMHPSILYILTYKRGKSIIWMINILFLFIIHFLKIPGGSFQNTFNLNDEEHYILTHILCWVQLRSISYSMDNIKSHLENKCDYILFFVQNLLYKLAYCLYLPTLSLGPLVLYQEFINSVKGSVQFLRPANLGNFLFNVIRYIFWILFANFFLHFLYFSAIQYHPEVVKDLNPWALYGLGYCMGQFFLIKYVVVYGLNHTLCAIDNVKAPPQPKCVARIHLYSDMWKYFDQGLYKFLIRYIYVPSLKSNFNKLLASFLCFTFVFLWHGMQINIFIWAFLNFVGLNIESLIKLTGENKYFLNIRKRYLSETNARRFHCILTSPLLAMSVISNFYFFVGEEIGNIYISRILHGNIENMYIKKTLNFYGRHF is encoded by the exons ATGACTTCGGCAACGGGCaggattattaaattatataaatatgaaagtttcttatattttcttctgtgGACTGGTGCAGTATTATATTCcatttataaagtatttttaattaattctt ATTTTACTAATTATGATGATTTGTATGGTGATTTTGCACCAGGATGGACATGGATTGGAAGGGAACAAGATGTTTCTGATGAAGAGTGGAAAATATGGGTACCAttgatgataaaattaatacctTGGTTATTTCTTCATCACTTTATCAGTCattttataaagattataTCAAATTCTATG CTATTGTGTTGTTGGTACATCcttatatctttattatttttgtattattgtatTGGAACCTTCAGTATGTTATGTGCATTAATGCATCCAAGTATACtctatattttaacatataaacGTGGCAAATCTATTATATggatgataaatatattatttttatttataatacattttcttaaaattccgGGCGGTTCCTTCCAAAATACATTTAACTTAAATGATGAAGAACACTACATTTTAACTCATATATTATGTTGGGTTCAACTAAGAAGCATTAGCTACAGTAtggataatataaaatcacatttagaaaataaatgtgaTTATATACTCTTTTTTGTACAGAATCTTTTATACAAACTGgcatattgtttatatttgcCTACATTATCCTTAGGACCACTAGTTTTATATCAGGAATTCATTAATTCT GTAAAAGGATCAGTTCAATTTTTGAGACCTGCAAatcttggaaattttctttttaatgtcATTAGATACATTTTCTGGATACTGTTCGCTAActtttttttgcattttctttattttagtGCAATACAATATCATCCAGAG GTTGTTAAGGATTTAAATCCATGGGCTTTATATGGATTAGGATATTGTATGgggcaattttttttaattaagtatGTCGTAGTATATGGACTCAATCACACTTTATGTGCAATAGATAATGTAAAAGCTCCCCCTCAACCTAAATGTGTAGCAAGAATTCATTTGTATTCTGACAtgtggaaatattttgatcaAGGCTTATACAAGTTTCTTATTAG atatatttatgtaccttcgttgaaatcaaattttaacaaattactCGCCTCgtttttatgttttacattCGTTTTTTTATGGCATGGAATgcaaataaacatttttatttgggcatttctaaattttgtaggattaaatattgaaagtttaatcaaattaactggtgaaaacaaatattttttaaatatacgaaaaagaTATCTGTCAGAAACAAATGCGAGACGATTTCATTGCATCTTAACAAGTCCTCTATTAGCAATGTCTgtaatatctaatttttacttttttgttggagaagaaattggaaatatttacatcTCTAGAATATTACATG gaAACATTGAGAATATGTATATCAAGAAAACcttaaatttttatggaaGACATTTTTGA
- the LOC122571922 gene encoding protein-cysteine N-palmitoyltransferase Rasp isoform X5: MIKLIPWLFLHHFISHFIKIISNSMLLCCWYILISLLFLYYCIGTFSMLCALMHPSILYILTYKRGKSIIWMINILFLFIIHFLKIPGGSFQNTFNLNDEEHYILTHILCWVQLRSISYSMDNIKSHLENKCDYILFFVQNLLYKLAYCLYLPTLSLGPLVLYQEFINSVKGSVQFLRPANLGNFLFNVIRYIFWILFANFFLHFLYFSAIQYHPEVVKDLNPWALYGLGYCMGQFFLIKYVVVYGLNHTLCAIDNVKAPPQPKCVARIHLYSDMWKYFDQGLYKFLIRYIYVPSLKSNFNKLLASFLCFTFVFLWHGMQINIFIWAFLNFVGLNIESLIKLTGENKYFLNIRKRYLSETNARRFHCILTSPLLAMSVISNFYFFVGEEIGNIYISRILHDTWYSTFVLLFFLYCCCQVSIDIKNWELQKYSKL, encoded by the exons atgataaaattaatacctTGGTTATTTCTTCATCACTTTATCAGTCattttataaagattataTCAAATTCTATG CTATTGTGTTGTTGGTACATCcttatatctttattatttttgtattattgtatTGGAACCTTCAGTATGTTATGTGCATTAATGCATCCAAGTATACtctatattttaacatataaacGTGGCAAATCTATTATATggatgataaatatattatttttatttataatacattttcttaaaattccgGGCGGTTCCTTCCAAAATACATTTAACTTAAATGATGAAGAACACTACATTTTAACTCATATATTATGTTGGGTTCAACTAAGAAGCATTAGCTACAGTAtggataatataaaatcacatttagaaaataaatgtgaTTATATACTCTTTTTTGTACAGAATCTTTTATACAAACTGgcatattgtttatatttgcCTACATTATCCTTAGGACCACTAGTTTTATATCAGGAATTCATTAATTCT GTAAAAGGATCAGTTCAATTTTTGAGACCTGCAAatcttggaaattttctttttaatgtcATTAGATACATTTTCTGGATACTGTTCGCTAActtttttttgcattttctttattttagtGCAATACAATATCATCCAGAG GTTGTTAAGGATTTAAATCCATGGGCTTTATATGGATTAGGATATTGTATGgggcaattttttttaattaagtatGTCGTAGTATATGGACTCAATCACACTTTATGTGCAATAGATAATGTAAAAGCTCCCCCTCAACCTAAATGTGTAGCAAGAATTCATTTGTATTCTGACAtgtggaaatattttgatcaAGGCTTATACAAGTTTCTTATTAG atatatttatgtaccttcgttgaaatcaaattttaacaaattactCGCCTCgtttttatgttttacattCGTTTTTTTATGGCATGGAATgcaaataaacatttttatttgggcatttctaaattttgtaggattaaatattgaaagtttaatcaaattaactggtgaaaacaaatattttttaaatatacgaaaaagaTATCTGTCAGAAACAAATGCGAGACGATTTCATTGCATCTTAACAAGTCCTCTATTAGCAATGTCTgtaatatctaatttttacttttttgttggagaagaaattggaaatatttacatcTCTAGAATATTACATG ATACATGGTACAGTACATTTGTATTactcttcttcctttattgCTGTTGTCAAGTTTctatagatataaaaaattgggaattacaaaaatattcaaaactatAA
- the LOC122571922 gene encoding protein-cysteine N-palmitoyltransferase Rasp isoform X4 produces MTSATGRIIKLYKYESFLYFLLWTGAVLYSIYKVFLINSYFTNYDDLYGDFAPGWTWIGREQDVSDEEWKIWVPLMIKLIPWLFLHHFISHFIKIISNSMLLCCWYILISLLFLYYCIGTFSMLCALMHPSILYILTYKRGKSIIWMINILFLFIIHFLKIPGGSFQNTFNLNDEEHYILTHILCWVQLRSISYSMDNIKSHLENKCDYILFFVQNLLYKLAYCLYLPTLSLGPLVLYQEFINSVKGSVQFLRPANLGNFLFNVIRYIFWILFANFFLHFLYFSAIQYHPEVVKDLNPWALYGLGYCMGQFFLIKYVVVYGLNHTLCAIDNVKAPPQPKCVARIHLYSDMWKYFDQGLYKFLIRYIYVPSLKSNFNKLLASFLCFTFVFLWHGMQINIFIWAFLNFVGLNIESLIKLTGENKYFLNIRKRYLSETNARRFHCILTSPLLAMSVISNFYFFVGEEIGNIYISRILHDT; encoded by the exons ATGACTTCGGCAACGGGCaggattattaaattatataaatatgaaagtttcttatattttcttctgtgGACTGGTGCAGTATTATATTCcatttataaagtatttttaattaattctt ATTTTACTAATTATGATGATTTGTATGGTGATTTTGCACCAGGATGGACATGGATTGGAAGGGAACAAGATGTTTCTGATGAAGAGTGGAAAATATGGGTACCAttgatgataaaattaatacctTGGTTATTTCTTCATCACTTTATCAGTCattttataaagattataTCAAATTCTATG CTATTGTGTTGTTGGTACATCcttatatctttattatttttgtattattgtatTGGAACCTTCAGTATGTTATGTGCATTAATGCATCCAAGTATACtctatattttaacatataaacGTGGCAAATCTATTATATggatgataaatatattatttttatttataatacattttcttaaaattccgGGCGGTTCCTTCCAAAATACATTTAACTTAAATGATGAAGAACACTACATTTTAACTCATATATTATGTTGGGTTCAACTAAGAAGCATTAGCTACAGTAtggataatataaaatcacatttagaaaataaatgtgaTTATATACTCTTTTTTGTACAGAATCTTTTATACAAACTGgcatattgtttatatttgcCTACATTATCCTTAGGACCACTAGTTTTATATCAGGAATTCATTAATTCT GTAAAAGGATCAGTTCAATTTTTGAGACCTGCAAatcttggaaattttctttttaatgtcATTAGATACATTTTCTGGATACTGTTCGCTAActtttttttgcattttctttattttagtGCAATACAATATCATCCAGAG GTTGTTAAGGATTTAAATCCATGGGCTTTATATGGATTAGGATATTGTATGgggcaattttttttaattaagtatGTCGTAGTATATGGACTCAATCACACTTTATGTGCAATAGATAATGTAAAAGCTCCCCCTCAACCTAAATGTGTAGCAAGAATTCATTTGTATTCTGACAtgtggaaatattttgatcaAGGCTTATACAAGTTTCTTATTAG atatatttatgtaccttcgttgaaatcaaattttaacaaattactCGCCTCgtttttatgttttacattCGTTTTTTTATGGCATGGAATgcaaataaacatttttatttgggcatttctaaattttgtaggattaaatattgaaagtttaatcaaattaactggtgaaaacaaatattttttaaatatacgaaaaagaTATCTGTCAGAAACAAATGCGAGACGATTTCATTGCATCTTAACAAGTCCTCTATTAGCAATGTCTgtaatatctaatttttacttttttgttggagaagaaattggaaatatttacatcTCTAGAATATTACATG ATACATG a
- the LOC122571922 gene encoding protein-cysteine N-palmitoyltransferase Rasp isoform X6 translates to MTSATGRIIKLYKYESFLYFLLWTGAVLYSIYKVFLINSYFTNYDDLYGDFAPGWTWIGREQDVSDEEWKIWVPLMIKLIPWLFLHHFISHFIKIISNSMLLCCWYILISLLFLYYCIGTFSMLCALMHPSILYILTYKRGKSIIWMINILFLFIIHFLKIPGGSFQNTFNLNDEEHYILTHILCWVQLRSISYSMDNIKSHLENKCDYILFFVQNLLYKLAYCLYLPTLSLGPLVLYQEFINSVKGSVQFLRPANLGNFLFNVIRYIFWILFANFFLHFLYFSAIQYHPEVVKDLNPWALYGLGYCMGQFFLIKYVVVYGLNHTLCAIDNVKAPPQPKCVARIHLYSDMWKYFDQGLYKFLIRYMVQYICITLLPLLLLSSFYRYKKLGITKIFKTIKS, encoded by the exons ATGACTTCGGCAACGGGCaggattattaaattatataaatatgaaagtttcttatattttcttctgtgGACTGGTGCAGTATTATATTCcatttataaagtatttttaattaattctt ATTTTACTAATTATGATGATTTGTATGGTGATTTTGCACCAGGATGGACATGGATTGGAAGGGAACAAGATGTTTCTGATGAAGAGTGGAAAATATGGGTACCAttgatgataaaattaatacctTGGTTATTTCTTCATCACTTTATCAGTCattttataaagattataTCAAATTCTATG CTATTGTGTTGTTGGTACATCcttatatctttattatttttgtattattgtatTGGAACCTTCAGTATGTTATGTGCATTAATGCATCCAAGTATACtctatattttaacatataaacGTGGCAAATCTATTATATggatgataaatatattatttttatttataatacattttcttaaaattccgGGCGGTTCCTTCCAAAATACATTTAACTTAAATGATGAAGAACACTACATTTTAACTCATATATTATGTTGGGTTCAACTAAGAAGCATTAGCTACAGTAtggataatataaaatcacatttagaaaataaatgtgaTTATATACTCTTTTTTGTACAGAATCTTTTATACAAACTGgcatattgtttatatttgcCTACATTATCCTTAGGACCACTAGTTTTATATCAGGAATTCATTAATTCT GTAAAAGGATCAGTTCAATTTTTGAGACCTGCAAatcttggaaattttctttttaatgtcATTAGATACATTTTCTGGATACTGTTCGCTAActtttttttgcattttctttattttagtGCAATACAATATCATCCAGAG GTTGTTAAGGATTTAAATCCATGGGCTTTATATGGATTAGGATATTGTATGgggcaattttttttaattaagtatGTCGTAGTATATGGACTCAATCACACTTTATGTGCAATAGATAATGTAAAAGCTCCCCCTCAACCTAAATGTGTAGCAAGAATTCATTTGTATTCTGACAtgtggaaatattttgatcaAGGCTTATACAAGTTTCTTATTAG ATACATGGTACAGTACATTTGTATTactcttcttcctttattgCTGTTGTCAAGTTTctatagatataaaaaattgggaattacaaaaatattcaaaactatAAAAAGCTGA
- the LOC122571922 gene encoding protein-cysteine N-palmitoyltransferase Rasp isoform X8, translated as MTSATGRIIKLYKYESFLYFLLWTGAVLYSIYKVFLINSYFTNYDDLYGDFAPGWTWIGREQDVSDEEWKIWNLLYKLAYCLYLPTLSLGPLVLYQEFINSVKGSVQFLRPANLGNFLFNVIRYIFWILFANFFLHFLYFSAIQYHPEVVKDLNPWALYGLGYCMGQFFLIKYVVVYGLNHTLCAIDNVKAPPQPKCVARIHLYSDMWKYFDQGLYKFLIRYIYVPSLKSNFNKLLASFLCFTFVFLWHGMQINIFIWAFLNFVGLNIESLIKLTGENKYFLNIRKRYLSETNARRFHCILTSPLLAMSVISNFYFFVGEEIGNIYISRILHDTWYSTFVLLFFLYCCCQVSIDIKNWELQKYSKL; from the exons ATGACTTCGGCAACGGGCaggattattaaattatataaatatgaaagtttcttatattttcttctgtgGACTGGTGCAGTATTATATTCcatttataaagtatttttaattaattctt ATTTTACTAATTATGATGATTTGTATGGTGATTTTGCACCAGGATGGACATGGATTGGAAGGGAACAAGATGTTTCTGATGAAGAGTGGAAAATATGG AATCTTTTATACAAACTGgcatattgtttatatttgcCTACATTATCCTTAGGACCACTAGTTTTATATCAGGAATTCATTAATTCT GTAAAAGGATCAGTTCAATTTTTGAGACCTGCAAatcttggaaattttctttttaatgtcATTAGATACATTTTCTGGATACTGTTCGCTAActtttttttgcattttctttattttagtGCAATACAATATCATCCAGAG GTTGTTAAGGATTTAAATCCATGGGCTTTATATGGATTAGGATATTGTATGgggcaattttttttaattaagtatGTCGTAGTATATGGACTCAATCACACTTTATGTGCAATAGATAATGTAAAAGCTCCCCCTCAACCTAAATGTGTAGCAAGAATTCATTTGTATTCTGACAtgtggaaatattttgatcaAGGCTTATACAAGTTTCTTATTAG atatatttatgtaccttcgttgaaatcaaattttaacaaattactCGCCTCgtttttatgttttacattCGTTTTTTTATGGCATGGAATgcaaataaacatttttatttgggcatttctaaattttgtaggattaaatattgaaagtttaatcaaattaactggtgaaaacaaatattttttaaatatacgaaaaagaTATCTGTCAGAAACAAATGCGAGACGATTTCATTGCATCTTAACAAGTCCTCTATTAGCAATGTCTgtaatatctaatttttacttttttgttggagaagaaattggaaatatttacatcTCTAGAATATTACATG ATACATGGTACAGTACATTTGTATTactcttcttcctttattgCTGTTGTCAAGTTTctatagatataaaaaattgggaattacaaaaatattcaaaactatAA